Proteins co-encoded in one Taeniopygia guttata chromosome 4, bTaeGut7.mat, whole genome shotgun sequence genomic window:
- the TIGD4 gene encoding LOW QUALITY PROTEIN: tigger transposable element-derived protein 4 (The sequence of the model RefSeq protein was modified relative to this genomic sequence to represent the inferred CDS: deleted 2 bases in 2 codons), with amino-acid sequence MAAAASLGRRVYGRGHGNHAGTAREAAPAPPGAVPVSRAAGRDSSPSGREGAGAAVGADGRARETLLGAMAEALPEATVRRKKSITIEEKIDIISAVESGKKKADIAAKYGIKRNSLSSIMKNKEKVLEAFETLRFDPKRKRLRTAFYADLEMALMKWCRIAECLNVPVNGPMLRLKANDFAQKLGHSDFKCSNGWLDRFKSRYGLVFRAQPVEAAAIPAVGAPTLWYQNVLPCYLNDYQPKNVFYVQETGLLYQMLPHNTFKFKGETFSVSKQSEESITVVMGTNMDGSEKLPLLIIGKSKSPLSFKDVKSLPVDYEANDKVCMTSGIFEQWMQKLDHRFQAQQRRVVILVDSLPAHTEVKNLKSVKLVFFPPESSSCIAMKERIIRTLKVKYRHCLIKRFVDCVANNKEFRLTLLDAIDILYLCWREVTPETITKSYNGVTFKLETETKDNDNEVESDFDLIAHARAAGVEFPGGLSSEEYAVLDDGLVTYEVPTNSESMCAKESASDKAETFVGNEDKDEGDQLQGAEQLLPSKNEALCALDTLRKFLRSQDTHDSLYDSLADLENFIQNAACE; translated from the exons ATGGCGGCGGCGGCCTCTCTAGGCCGTCGTGTCTATGGTCGCGGCCATGGCAACCAC GCCGGCACCGCCCGggaggctgccccagccccgccggGGGCCGTGCCCGTGAGC CGGGCCGCCGGCCGGGACAGCAGCCCGAGCGGCAGGGAGGGAGCCGGGGCGGCTGTGGGCGCGGATGGGCGCGCCCGGGAGACGCTGCTCGGTGCCATGGCAGAGGCTCTGCCCGAAGCCAcagtgaggaggaagaaaagcataACTATCGAGGAGAAAATTGACATCATAAGCGCTGTGGAGAGCGGCAAGAAAAAGGCGGATATTGCAGCCAAGTATGGCATCAAGAGGAACTCCCTGTCTTCCATTATGAAGAATAAGGAAAAAGTTTTGGAAGCCTTTGAAACTTTGCGGTTTGATCCTAAAAGGAAAAGACTGAGGACTGCTTTTTATGCCGACCTGGAGATGGCATTGATGAAGTGGTGCAGAATTGCAGAGTGCCTGAATGTGCCGGTCAATGGCCCTATGTTGCGCCTCAAGGCGAACGATTTTGCCCAGAAGCTTGGACACAGTGATTTTAAATGCAGCAATGGCTGGCTCGATCGTTTCAAGTCGAGGTATGGTTTAGTtttcagagctcagcctgtAGAAGCAGCTGCTATTCCTGCAGTGGGTGCTCCAACTCTTTGGTACCAAAATGTTCTTCCTTGTTATTTAAATGATTATCAGccaaaaaatgtgttttacgTACAGGAGACTGGGTTGTTATATCAAATGTTACCACATAACACGTTTAAATTTAAAGGGGAAACTTTTTCTGTAAGTAAACAAAGCGAAGAGAGCATCACTGTAGTGATGGGTACAAATATGGATGGCTCTGAGAAACTCCCACTGCTCATTATAGGAAAAAGCAAAAGTCCACTCTCTTTCAAAGATGTGAAATCACTGCCAGTGGATTATGAAGCAAATGATAAGGTGTGTATGACTTCAGGAATCTTTGAACAGTGGATGCAGAAACTCGATCACAGGTTTCAAGCACAGCAGCGCCGAGTGGTTATTCTCGTCGATTCTCTCCCAGCTCACACAGAAGTAAAGAACCTGAAGTCTGTCAAATTAGTGTTCTTTCCTCCAGAATCTTCTTCATGTATAGCTATGAAAGAAAGGATTATCAGAACTCTGAAGGTAAAATACAGGCACTGTCTTATAAAGAGATTTGTTGACTGTGTAGCAAATAATAAAGAGTTTAGGCTGACCCTTCTTGATGCAATTGATATTCTGTACCTGTGCTGGAGGGAAGTAACACCAGAGACTATTACAAAAAGTTACAATGGAGTAACTTTCAAATTAGAAACTGAGACAAAGGATAATGACAATGAGGTTGAAAGTGATTTTGATTTGATTGCACATGCACGGGCAGCTGGAGTAGAGTTTCCAGGAGGTTTGTCTTCGGAAGAATATGCAGTTCTAGATGATGGCTTAGTAACTTACGAAGTACCCACAAATAGTGAAAGCATGTGTGCCAAAGAAAGTGCATCAGATAAAGCTGAGACATTTGTTGGTAATGAAGATAAGGATGAAGGTGATCAACTTCAGGGAGCTGAACAGCTTTTACCATCCAAAAATGAGGCTTTGTGTGCTTTAGATACCCTTCGAAAGTTTCTCAGAAGTCAAGACACACATGATTCTCTTTACGATTCCCTAGCTGACTTGGAGaattttattcaaaatgcagcatgtgaataa